From the genome of Vicia villosa cultivar HV-30 ecotype Madison, WI linkage group LG2, Vvil1.0, whole genome shotgun sequence, one region includes:
- the LOC131652511 gene encoding RNA-binding protein Y14 translates to MQGTAADGEALDFEPEDDDLMDEEGAPDAEASPPHPKLKSAITASSTLSAPKKTKGRGFRQDSDSAANRNSRLTGSGFDTLTAEGGPGPQRSIEGWIILVTGVHEEAQDDDLLNAFGEYGEIKNLNLNLDRRTGFVKGYALIEYERSEEARNAIENLNGSELLTQTIYVDWAFSSGPINESVKRKNARPPQRRSRSPPRRRY, encoded by the exons ATGCAAGGAACCGCCGCCGACGGAGAAGCTTTGGATTTCGAGCCGGAGGACGATGACTTGATGGACGAAGAAGGTGCTCCTGACGCCGAAGCTTCACCTCCTCATCCCAAACTCAAATCCGCCATCACCGCTTCTTCGACTCTCTCCGCTCCCAAAAAGACTAAAGGTCGTGGTTTCCGTCAGGATTCTGATTCCGCTGCTAACCGGAACTCGCGTCTCACTGGTTCTGGTTTTGATACTCTTACTGCCGAGGGCGGTCCTGGACCTCAGAGAT CTATTGAAGGATGGATTATTTTGGTGACTGGTGTGCATGAGGAAGCTCAAGATGATGATTTGCTAAATGCGTTTGGGGAATATGGAGAGATTAAGAACCTTAACTTGAATCTTGATCGCCGTACTGGTTTTGTTAAA GGTTATGCACTGATTGAATACGAGCGTTCCGAGGAAGCTCGAAATGCGATAGAGAATTTGAATGGATCTGAGCTTCTTACACAGACCATTTATGTTGACTGGGCTTTCAGCAGTGGGCCTATTAATGAGTCTGTTAAAAGAAAGAATGCCAG ACCACCTCAGCGGCGCTCAAGGAGTCCTCCTCGGAGGAGATATTGA